GGTCGAAGCGTACGCTGCTGTCGCCGTAGCCGGAGAACCAGGCGCCGTCGAAGACCGCGGGCGCCAGGAAGCGGATGGTACTGGCGGCCGGCCCGCCGTCGATCCAGTCGGTGGTGACGCGGCCCGCACCGGAATGGGCAGCAAACGGCGCCTGCGCGCTGGTGAAGACGGACAGGCCGGACGCCGACCAGTCCAATCCGCCATAATTGCCGGGGACGGCGGCGATGTCGTCGGGGCCGACGATGTCGTCGAAGGTCAGCACGGTCGCCGCGGCGAACGGTGCGTACAGGGAGATGA
This genomic stretch from Massilia sp. 9096 harbors:
- a CDS encoding PEP-CTERM sorting domain-containing protein → MHTIIRSVAMSAIISLYAPFAAATVLTFDDIVGPDDIAAVPGNYGGLDWSASGLSVFTSAQAPFAAHSGAGRVTTDWIDGGPAASTIRFLAPAVFDGAWFSGYGDSSVRFDLYAGGRLVATSTALQLSDTPAFLATGWDGAIDAVVVSSGAQASYVMDDFSFGPAMQVPEPGSLALVLAGLGCAGAVRRRRS